The sequence below is a genomic window from Lolium perenne isolate Kyuss_39 chromosome 7, Kyuss_2.0, whole genome shotgun sequence.
tcgaatcattgtctacaaaccctagttttcataatcgtcgagtacttttcggctgaaaccttcgagatctacttaccctctacttccaactaaaccctagcctacaatccataggcattgacaagttgataccttgtcaacaggaacatgagcgtcaaggtcttcgacgagaggcgctgcctccgggactaccacgtcgacagggactcccacgacgacagcaccgacgaggaggacgactgaatgagtgttgtttcttcgcagcgaatacgtgcacggaggtttctacctgttcgcctcatcggtagaaccaacaagggcaccatcctcccgctggattttccagtttaggtgactgggtgtgccctcgagtgttctttcttagcagcgaacacaggaaaccttcgatgcacggcctagttaggtttagtttctttgcaaaattttatatttgtgtccacgacggttcaaactatgtattagtttgtggaaaaccacgttcccaattatgttttcgtgtaaaccacgttccaaattatgtattagtttgtggaaattgaaataaaaaagccaaaaaaaagtattttaaatgtttgggggaggcgtttgggggacgcggctggggagcgacgtcccccaaaggcggcacgaacaaaacacgtcccccaaacgctcaatccggcgcggtttgggggacgctgctCTTATAGAGGTAAGTGTACGTACCTATTTATGAGTTTGTAATGTGTTTGTGGAAGAAAAAAACGAGCACGAGGCACTAGCAAAACGACGTTCCATCAAAGATCAAACCGACCAAAGATTGTTCAGCCACAACACAAGAGGGAAGAACATAAACTATGTTTTTGAAACTCGAGATAAACTATGTTTGGTCCATTTTAGGGTTCATAACGCCTAGACACGCACACGGGAGGGGAGACAGGACTCCTATCTCCCACGATTTATTTTAGCCggtgtagtagtagtagtaatatAATCCGTCCATCCATCCAGGTTGTGGGTGATACGGTCCAGGCAGCGTCCATACCGGCACCGAATTCACCCATCGTCACCTCCCACGTCCCTCCCGTGCTACAACTTTGAAGCTGATTCGTTCAGTCCTCACTCGAATCCAATATAAGCTGCGGCCGGCCACGCGCCCGTGTTCTGTTACATCCCGCCGCAGGAAGGCCGCCGCACCGATAGACCAGACAAGTTGGAATTTATCCCCGCTCCCTCCACCACCGCTCCCGCGGCCGCCGATTCCCGTGATTCCGACCTCTACGGCGCCGATGATGGCCACCAGGACCGGCGCGGCGGCTGCGGGGGACACGGGCAGCCCGAGCGCGCGGGCGGCCGCGATGGCGGGGGACGAGGACGCGGGGCTGGCCAAGGTGAAGCTGCTGTGCAGCTTCGCGGGCCGGATCGCGCCGAGGTCCGGCGACGGCGCGCTGCGGTACGTCGGCGGGCAGATGCGCCTCATCTCCCTGCCCCGCGCCGCCTCCTTCGGGGACCTCATGCGGAAGGTCGAGGCGGTCGACAAAACCACCTCCTCCGCCGGCGGGGTCCTCGTCAAGTACCAGCTTCCCGGGGAGGACCTCGACTCGCTCGTCTCGGTCTCCTGCGCCGAGGACTACCACAACATGCTGGAGGAGTACGAGAAGCTCGCCGCCGCGGCCCCCGACGGCTCCGCCAAGCTCCGCGTCTTCCTCTTCCCGGCCTCCGGGACCGACTCCGCGGCAGCGGCAGCCTCCGACTCCGCCCCCGTCGACGAGCCCGGCCAGCGCTACATCGACGCCATCaactgcgtctccgcggacgccgcCGCGGCCTTCCGGCGCAAGGACAGCGTCGCCAGCGCCGGCTCCTCGCCGCACAACTCGGAGCAGGGCGGAGTAGTACTGGAAGGTATGTCGCCGCGAGCAGTCCCACCACCACCTTCCGTCCCGCCTGAATATTTGTATTCAGCTGGGAGCCACAGCAACAACAACCATAGCGCCTTCCCGCAGTCGTTAGGATTTATTAGTGCTGTCACCGCGCCAGCTCCGGCAGTCGGCATCCCGGCGCAGAATCCCGTGTTGCTTAGGACTGAGCCATCGCCGCTGCAGCCTCATCAAACTGCCTCATACGCGCCGCCGGCTCAGGTGGCATCTTATGTGCCACAGCACCAGCCGGCTCAGGTTGCCGCTTACGCGCCGCAGCCTCAGGCCGCCTCTTCTTATGTGCCGCTGCAGCAACCTCAGGTCGCCTCTTACGCTCCGCCGCCGCAGGCTGCCTCTTACGCGCCGCCGCCACAGCTGCCTCAGGTCACCTCTTACGCGCCGCCGCCACATCTGCCGCAGATCACCTCTTATACATCGCAAATGCCACAACCCCATATGGAGCCACAACAAGTCCAGTACATCAATGCGCAGCAACTTGGTCAGCATGGCGCACCCCAATCTGTCAATCTGATGCCTGTGCAAACGAGCCAGTATGCGCACACTACTCTGGGAATGGCCACAGCTGCCACCCAAATCGGTACTTCCAGGCCTGTTTATGCAGGTacagagcatgtcttggagaatcCACATTTCACAAGGCCAATGCAAACTCCGGTTGATCCGAGTTACAGGGTACCAGTATCACAGCCACTTTCACAGCTACCTCCTTTGCTTCATATGACTTTGCAGGCAAGTGATGCACACACAGTCGGTCCACAGCCGGTAGTCACAACCACAGTAAGCTCACCAGTGTCGACCAGCTCGGGGACATATCCAATGGTGGTAAGCTCCGCTACCGTGTCAGCGGTGAGGTACGATGACTGCACAATGTGCCAGAAAATACTGCCGCATGCCCATTCGGATAACATGATCAAGGATCAGGGAAATCCTCGTGCTGCGAATTATCCTGATGCTACTCCGGTATTTTACAGCCTCCATCAACAGAATGCAACCAACCAGCATGTTCCAGGCGCAAGTGCAGCAACACCTGGTAGTTACATACCAGAACCAAGAGCAGAGAGTAAACCAGGGATGGCCCAGTTTGATCAAAAACTTTCTGCCAGGAATCCTGCAGTGCAAGCAACACCATCTCCAGCCGCAGGAGCGATGGCTCAACCCACCATGGTTACCGTACCAGTTACTTCAAACGGAGTATTTGTCGGGCATCCTCCATACTCCCGTGCTGAAGATAATTTCACATATCAGCACCCGCAGCAACCCATTTATATTGTGCAGCCATCGCAAGTTCTGGCGAATGGAGTTGGTGGCAATCCACAGAGGATTGATGCTACTGCATATAAGAATTCAAATCACCCAGTAGCAGACCCACTTAGAGGATATGCCCGTGATATTCCTCAAGATTATCCTGGAGCTATCGACGCTCGGATGCAAGGAGTTAATTTAGGTCCCATTGCCCCTCCAGAATCTATTGTGCAAGGAAACTCAGCTATTCCCCATGGCGCCGTTGGTGATAGGAAAATTGATAATCCACCTGCGATTATGGATGGTGGTCCTGTCTACAAATCTCAAGCTGGAGGGTATCATGTGGGCATTAACAGCGCCTTTCCCATTCCTTCTTTTATCCCAGAGGATAATACTGTGAGACATACTGAACAACCACCTCCCCCTCTGAATGTTGCTGCACAAAATGTCCATCCTGAGATATTCCAGCGGCCAAATATGTTACCCAGTGTTCCTGTCTCCAACAACCTTGGTGTAACCATCGAGCAGCCTGTTTCAAGCGAAACATTTCTTGTGAGACCTGCTTACTCGGGTGTTCAGGTTCCTGCTGGGCCTCCTCCAGCGCATACAGTGGAAATGCTGAATCACATGGTTGCTGATCCCCATACTGTTAGTGGCCAAGTTGCATTGCAGGCTACCGCTGGTACGGATCGTGTCGACCCTACACGTGAACCAGCTTGCACAGAATCTCTATTCTCAAACCAGGATCCTTGGAAAGCACTTGGAGCTGCTTCTATAGTTCCCCCAAGACCAAATAAGTTGGCTAACGGACATATTGATTCTGGATATCCATATGTGGAGGGCCATGTTCCTGGAATCACCAGTTCAAATGTGGTCACACTCTTAGAAGAAGGCAATCTTTCACACATTCAAGATCCTACTTTCAAGGATATCTACCCAGAACCTGCTCAAATAAGCAAAGGTCAGTGTGGTATGCTCTCTCATCGAATGTAATTTTTCTATATTACGGCATTAATTATTATTCCATTCCAGAACTGAAATGTACTAAATgtctttttttgttgttgtttgctcTTGTTTCTGGAAGGATACGGAGAAGAAAGTATCAAACGTCAGTTACAAGCTGTTGCTGAAGGCGTGGCAGCATCTGTTCTTCAGTCATCTTTTCCTGAGAAACCAACCAAATCCTCTGGGGATCACATAGATGCACATGGAGCTGTAGTTGATCCAAAAATTGAGGTTGGTGAAGTCTCTTCCCTGTTgtacctcttttttttttttgattagtTGTAATTCTTATTTGTGGTTCAGGATACGTTGAACAAAGAATCAGACAAAACAAGTCAAGGAGTTCCAATTCTAGATGACATTGATAACCTTCAGGTCCATTGCGATTTACAAGTTTACTATTTGTGTGCTTTACATATTCATTTTTGAATACAGCATCCTTACTTCCTACTCTGCAATTGCAGATAATAAAGAACAGTGATCTTGAAGAATTGCGTGAACTGGGTTCTGGAACCTTTGGCACTGTTTATCATGGAAAATGGAGAGGTTCTGATGTCGCTATAAAAAGGATAAGCGATCGGTGCTTTGTTGGGAAGGCTTCTGAGGAACAGCGCATGGTCTGTGTTAAACATACTGCCACTTATTTTCAACATTCTATTTATCTTGTTCTAACTTCCTCTTGTGCCTGCAGAAAACTGATTTCTGGAATGAAGCTTGCAAGCTTGCATCCTTGCACCATCCAAATGTCGTAGCTTTTTACGGTGTTGTTCTGGATGGACCAGGTGGATCTGTTGCAACCGTCACCGAGTACATGGCTAATGGTTCGCTTCGACAAGCATTGCAAAGACATGAAAAGTATGATATCTGCTCAATGCAAATACATGAGGCTTTTCATGTGGTGACACTTTCATTGTCAGTTACTTACTTACTTTTGTCAGCAGGATATTTGATAGGCGTAGGCGTCTACTAATTGTGATGGATGTTGCATTTGGTATGGAATATTTGCATGGGAAGAATATTGTACACTTTGATTTGAAGAGTGATAATCTGCTCGTCAACCTAAGAGATGCCCAACGCCCTATATGCAAGGTGAGTGTCTCGAATTCTCCGTTTCACCTCCCTCTTTTCTGCATATTTTGCAACACGGGAAATTATATCAGACACTCTTTGCAACGATTGCGCTTAATATCTCTATCCTAGCACCTTGTTTGCAACAGAAAGCAGACATGGAGACTTTTGATATATCAGTAACCGTTTTGTCTCTGTAGGTTGGTGATTTGGGCTTATCAAAGGTTAAATGCCAGACATTAATCTCTGGTGGAGTGAGAGGAACACTTCCTTGGATGGCACCGGAGCTGTTAAATGGAAGCAGTAACCTTGTTTCTGAAAAGGTTTGTTCCACTGCATCTTTCATCCCAGTGTGCAGGACTCTTCCCCTCCCTGATCCACTTCTGGACACATACAGCCTATTTACCCGCACATGCTTTTGCTTGTAGGTTGACGTTTTCTCATTTGGAATTGTGATGTGGGAGCTTATAACCGGTGAAGAGCCTTATGCTGACTTGCATTATGGTGCCATTATTGGTATGCTTTCGACTTTTACTGTGATGTACACTGCATTAACCTAACTGGTTGAGTCCAATATTATCATTCTTGTTTCTGAACATTCTGCCAACTGCAACCAGGTGGGATCGTGAATAACAACCTGCGACCTCCTGTGCCCGAGTCGTGTGATCCGCAATGGAGATCGCTGATGGAGCAGTGCTGGTCGGCCGAGCCGTCGGAGAGACCGAGCTTCACAGAGGTTGTAAAGAGGTTACGGGCCATGGCGACTTCCCCTACCAAGGCGCAACCACAGAAATAGACGCCCTTAGCTTTGTACATGAACGAAGTGAAAGATAGAGAAGAGAGCGGTAACGCTTAGAGTGGGGTTGGTTGACTACTTCATGTGGTGCTTTCCAAAACCCGAAAGGCAAATGTAAAAGCATGTACACTAGGTGTCATGACAACAGTTGTTGAATCTGCTTATATAGGTTCCCCTGCTCTACTCCGGACTTGTTCTACGGCCTCTGGGTGTGTCCTGTTTCCTTCCTGACAGCCTGACCTGGTTGTGATCTCAGTGTTCCCGTTCAGTTTCTGAGTGGAATGTTTATTAAGCTCGCGAGTGTGATATCAACGGAGTCCTCGTCCCGTCAGTTACTGTAATAGTTTTTTTTCATAGGGGAAGTAATCAATAGCAACATGTACAATTGAAGTGTACAATTGAAGTATCAGGGGATTGTAACAGCCACATGCGGCGACCCTGAATCAAATCTAGAGAGCTATGGGCTAAAACGTGTGCATGCACATTCGAGGCCCTTAGTTCATGCACGAAACACACTCTTCGGGACTGTCTATTTCACAATCGGTTGTTTTTATTTTGGCCAACAGTCGAAAAAATTAGACCACTAAGATTGTTTCGCTCCGTTCACCACTTCCGTGCGAATTTATAAAGCATTATTGTCTATTTCACAATCGGTTGTTTTTATTTTGGAAACTGctgtcccccgggggatctgattccccagccccgggtcccagccgtcggatcaaccattttgacggttagatttgcatgtagcaaaaaaacatctcccggcagcaaaaaatcacccccggcagcaaatgactgaagcaaaaaacggttcgttcagaaaaaaaggctgggctcgccggagacctcgccggagaccacgtagcaaaCATATTACGCAGATGTAGCAAAACCGCAAAATAAATTGTAGCAAAACCGACATCGGCGAAGCCATCGTCGGAGAACCTCACGGATACCTTGCCGGAGACCCTCACCGGAGATCTCGACGGAGACCGCGTAGCAAATATATTGTGCAATTGtagcaaaacaacagaaaatttgAAGCAAACAATATTGCTGTGTTGCAAATGCACAGAACCGAGACCTCATCGGAGAAATCAACGGAGACCTCGTAGCAAAGAACTTATACTTTTGTAGCAACATTGCAGAACGGAGGTAGCAACACAAAAATAAATGTGtagcaaaaaagaaaaagaaaatatgtAGCACAATCATCCCATCTCTACTGCCATGGTAGCATCGCCATCCACCCATCATGGCATTTGTCCCTGCCTTTTGCAGCACTGCCCAAAACATTGCTCTGCCCCTAGGCCCCATCCCGAAAGCCATTGGCAGCACCCACCTTCTCCTCCGCGACAACCTCATGCCCGGGGACGAGCGCGTGCACGCCACGGGTGCGACGCCTAGGCGGAGCCCCGCGAGTGTACAACATGACGGCGCCCAGGCTGAGCTTGGCCTCGACCTCGGCAGCAACGTCCTGGTCCCGTCTGTGGCCCCGCCTCGTTCCAGGTCGAGGCAGGCGAGCTCCCGGCGGCAAGGCGGGCGAGCTCCGGGCGGGGCCCTGCGAGTGCACCCCATGGCGGCGTCCAGGACGACGACGCGGAGGGcaccccggcggagcttcgcctcGACTTCAGCAGCAACGTCCTGGTCCCGTCTCTGGCCCCGCCTCGTTCCAGGTCGAGGCAGGCGAGCTCCCGGCGGCAAGGCGGGCGAGCTCCGGGCGGGGCCCTGCGAGTGCACCCCATGGTGGCGTCCAGGACGACGGCGCGGAGGGcaccccggcggagcttcgcctcGACTTCAGCAGCAATGTCCTGGTCTCTGGTCTCGTCTCCGCCTCTCCGGCCCGGCGAAAAAGGTGAGAGGATGGGGAACGGTAGAAGATAAGGAAAGAAATGAGTGGCCAGGAAAGAAAGAGAATAGAGAACGTGGTGGGTCCCATGGACACGCGTCACAAGCGGAAGGAGGAGGCTGCGGGGCGTTCATCCCCCGGGGGAATAGCAtcattttccttttattttggcCAACAGTCAAAAAAATTAGACCACTAAGATTGTTTCGCTCCGTTCACCACTTCCGTGCAAATTTACAAAGCATTATTATATTATACCCCTACACTCCCGTGATTCCCTTTATTTATTCCGAACGCGAACTACTTTTTTTTAGATGAACGTGAACTACTTCTCCCATGAGAAAACAAAAACATGTACTGTACCTGCAAAAACAAATCAAAATGAAGAGTGAAATTAGTCCTTACTCCCCTAAACTTTAATGTATTTACACTGGATTTACATGCGATTTACGAAAAAACTGATGTATTTATAGTGGTATTTTACAAAAAAAACTCATGATCTATAGTGGATTTACTGAGATTTACGGAAAAAGAATCATGTATTTACAGTGTATTTAAGGGGAAAAATCATGTATTTACAGTGGTTTTATAGTGCTATATACAGTGGTATTTATGAAAAAAGTCATGTGTTTTCATTTATACTTACAGTAGAACTTCCAATGGTATTTTAGGGGAAACTCATGTTGATTAACATGAGATTTATGGAAAAAAATTGTGTATTGACAGTGGTATATGCAGGAAAAACTCATGTATTTACGTAGGACAGTGGAATTTACAAAAAAAAACTCATGTATTTACAGTGGTCTAATAGTGATATATACAGTGGTACAAAAAAAACTCATGTATTTTTATTTGTATTTACAGTAGCACTTACAGTGGTATTTACAAAGAAACGGATGTATTTACAGTTGTATTTATGGAAAAACCCCATGTATGTACAGTGGATTTTACAAAAAATAACTCATGTATTTGACTTTTTGGGTAAATACCATAGTAAAAAATGAAAGTTTATTTAAAAGCAGTGACTCATAATCAAAGTGATTTCCCTATGGTTTGGAATTGCAAAATGAACATTTCATTTAAATTTCTAAGAAAAGGAGAAAAAGTTGGGAGACACGCCATACAAATCAATGAAACATCATTCGTTAAGCAAAACTTCCGTACATGAATATGGCCACATGGGAGGTTCCAGTGATGTGAGTCacgcttgtttttttttttgataatgaGTCACGCGTATTTAATTCTTGCAAAATGAACGACACGGAGAAAGTCTTTGTTCTTTTCCTAGTGTTACTGACCTGGAATGAATAAATAGTAAAGTTGTCCCTTTTGATGTGCTTGCTTAGCCCGAACAAAGAAGAACGGTCCAGCCCAAATCTCACGGCACCGAACGGAGAAAAAATAAGAGCTTGACCAAACGCACAAAGAATTCGATTGTTGCTGAATTGAAAAACACTCGGCTGTTAAATAGCAAAAGTGAAGTTTTATTTCTCTAGAAAAAGTGCTATAACGAGGAGAGTCAGGTGATCTTCATGGCCATAAAAGGAATCTCCAACAGGGCGACTCAAATAGACACTGAGTGATCAATAGACACTCCGTTCGCGCGGTCGAAAAAATAGGCCTGCACACTGTTTCAGCAGGGTGGCGCGCTGTTCGTGGAGGGGCGCAAACGTAGCCCAAATATGCGGTTTGTTGCGTCTTTGCGGACGCTGCGTAACCCACTCGCTTCTCCCGCGGCCCCCTGGCAGTGACCCTAGCTTGAGCCGACGCGAATTTAAGCACAACAACTGCCAGGAAGGGCAACCGCCGGAGTGGCAACGATGTCGATTGACGCAcgaaccgccggaatggagcgcgaaCCTCCGCGAAAGAGCAACCGCAACTTTCTTCGGTATCTGCGCCGCCATTAATCCCCGCTCAATAAGACCTTTATGTTGTGCTAAGGATCTCCAACTAGTTTGCTTCATTCATCTCTACGACTGAGCCATGAGCAACCTATCTTTACCATCGGCCACCGATAGCGAGGGGAAGCCAccgggatggcgccattggtgggatagaACTGCCACGCCGAGCAGCTCTAGCTATCCGCTGATGGATGGCCAGGAGGCGGAGGGGGAGGCCATCGCCGATGACGACCAGGATGAGGAGGGGGACGCCgttaggacgaggaggaggaaaagaggaTGAAGATGCAAGGTGGAAacggctggaggcggcggcgacaaagaaggaggcaagggcccgggcgaaggcgatgttggagatatgcccaagaggcaataataaatggttattatatatctttgtgtttatgataatgtttacataccatgctataattgtattaaccgaaacattgatacatgtgtgttatgtaaacaacaaggagtccctagtaagccttttatataactagcttgttgattaatagatgatcatagtttcatgatcatgaacattggatgttattaataacaaggttatgtcattatatgaatgatgtaatggacacacccaattaagcgtagcatatgatcacgtcattaagttatttgctataagctttcgatacatagttacctagtccttcgatcatgagatcatgtaaatcacttataccggaagggtactttgattacatcaaacgccactgcgtaaatgggtggttataaaggtgggattaagtatctggaaagtatgagttgaggcatatggatcaacagtgagatttgtccatcccgatgacggatagatatactctgggccctctcggtggaatgtcgtctaattagcttgcaaacatatgaatggttcataagagaccacataccacggtacgagtaaagagtacttgtcttaagacgaggttgaacgaggtatagagataccgatgatcaaacctcggacaagtaaaatatcgcgtgacaaagggaatcggtatcgtatgtaaatggttcagtcgatcactaaagtcatcgttgaatatgtgggagccattatggatctccagatcctgctattggttattggtcagagagaagtctcaaccatgtctacatagttcgcgaaccgtagggtgacacacttaaggtttgatgtcgtttaagtagatatggaatatggaatggagttcgaagttttgttcggagtctcggatgggatccaggacatcacgaggaggtccggaatggtccggagaataatattcatatataggaagtcatattccaagtttggaaatgatccggtgcatttatggtaggttctagaaggttctagaaaagtccggaagaaatcaacatggaaagtggagtcccggagggactccaccttgcatggccggccaaaccctaaggggtggagtcccaggtggactccaccataggtggccggccaccccacctaaggaaaaggtgggagtcccaccttgggtaggactccctccttgagtaggtttcccacctatgggaggttttagtgttggggtcttattcgaagacttggactacaactcttggggcttccacctatataatgagggacaaggggagggtggccggccactcttggctcagccttggccgcacccctttgagggccggcgcccaagccccctctccccaaaccctagctacctctcctccaccacctctcccgcatatgcttagcgaagctccgccggagatctccatcgacaccgccaccacgccgtcgttctgccgggattccgaggaggatctactacttccgctgcccgctggaacagggagaaggacgtcgtcatcaacaccgaacgtgtgaccgagtacggaggtgctgcccgattgtggcaccgtcaagatcttctacgcgcttttgaaagcggcaagtgatcgtctaccgcagcaacgagagcctcctcttgtaggctttggaaatcttcaagggttagtctcgttcatcccctcgttgctcccatcttctagattgcatcttgg
It includes:
- the LOC127317961 gene encoding uncharacterized protein isoform X1 codes for the protein MMATRTGAAAAGDTGSPSARAAAMAGDEDAGLAKVKLLCSFAGRIAPRSGDGALRYVGGQMRLISLPRAASFGDLMRKVEAVDKTTSSAGGVLVKYQLPGEDLDSLVSVSCAEDYHNMLEEYEKLAAAAPDGSAKLRVFLFPASGTDSAAAAASDSAPVDEPGQRYIDAINCVSADAAAAFRRKDSVASAGSSPHNSEQGGVVLEGMSPRAVPPPPSVPPEYLYSAGSHSNNNHSAFPQSLGFISAVTAPAPAVGIPAQNPVLLRTEPSPLQPHQTASYAPPAQVASYVPQHQPAQVAAYAPQPQAASSYVPLQQPQVASYAPPPQAASYAPPPQLPQVTSYAPPPHLPQITSYTSQMPQPHMEPQQVQYINAQQLGQHGAPQSVNLMPVQTSQYAHTTLGMATAATQIGTSRPVYAGTEHVLENPHFTRPMQTPVDPSYRVPVSQPLSQLPPLLHMTLQASDAHTVGPQPVVTTTVSSPVSTSSGTYPMVVSSATVSAVRYDDCTMCQKILPHAHSDNMIKDQGNPRAANYPDATPVFYSLHQQNATNQHVPGASAATPGSYIPEPRAESKPGMAQFDQKLSARNPAVQATPSPAAGAMAQPTMVTVPVTSNGVFVGHPPYSRAEDNFTYQHPQQPIYIVQPSQVLANGVGGNPQRIDATAYKNSNHPVADPLRGYARDIPQDYPGAIDARMQGVNLGPIAPPESIVQGNSAIPHGAVGDRKIDNPPAIMDGGPVYKSQAGGYHVGINSAFPIPSFIPEDNTVRHTEQPPPPLNVAAQNVHPEIFQRPNMLPSVPVSNNLGVTIEQPVSSETFLVRPAYSGVQVPAGPPPAHTVEMLNHMVADPHTVSGQVALQATAGTDRVDPTREPACTESLFSNQDPWKALGAASIVPPRPNKLANGHIDSGYPYVEGHVPGITSSNVVTLLEEGNLSHIQDPTFKDIYPEPAQISKGYGEESIKRQLQAVAEGVAASVLQSSFPEKPTKSSGDHIDAHGAVVDPKIEDTLNKESDKTSQGVPILDDIDNLQIIKNSDLEELRELGSGTFGTVYHGKWRGSDVAIKRISDRCFVGKASEEQRMKTDFWNEACKLASLHHPNVVAFYGVVLDGPGGSVATVTEYMANGSLRQALQRHEKIFDRRRRLLIVMDVAFGMEYLHGKNIVHFDLKSDNLLVNLRDAQRPICKVGDLGLSKVKCQTLISGGVRGTLPWMAPELLNGSSNLVSEKVDVFSFGIVMWELITGEEPYADLHYGAIIGGIVNNNLRPPVPESCDPQWRSLMEQCWSAEPSERPSFTEVVKRLRAMATSPTKAQPQK
- the LOC127317961 gene encoding uncharacterized protein isoform X2, with the protein product MMATRTGAAAAGDTGSPSARAAAMAGDEDAGLAKVKLLCSFAGRIAPRSGDGALRYVGGQMRLISLPRAASFGDLMRKVEAVDKTTSSAGGVLVKYQLPGEDLDSLVSVSCAEDYHNMLEEYEKLAAAAPDGSAKLRVFLFPASGTDSAAAAASDSAPVDEPGQRYIDAINCVSADAAAAFRRKDSVASAGSSPHNSEQGGVVLEGMSPRAVPPPPSVPPEYLYSAGSHSNNNHSAFPQSLGFISAVTAPAPAVGIPAQNPVLLRTEPSPLQPHQTASYAPPAQVASYVPQHQPAQVAAYAPQPQAASSYVPLQQPQVASYAPPPQAASYAPPPQLPQVTSYAPPPHLPQITSYTSQMPQPHMEPQQVQYINAQQLGQHGAPQSVNLMPVQTSQYAHTTLGMATAATQIGTSRPVYAGTEHVLENPHFTRPMQTPVDPSYRVPVSQPLSQLPPLLHMTLQASDAHTVGPQPVVTTTVSSPVSTSSGTYPMVVSSATVSAVRYDDCTMCQKILPHAHSDNMIKDQGNPRAANYPDATPVFYSLHQQNATNQHVPGASAATPGSYIPEPRAESKPGMAQFDQKLSARNPAVQATPSPAAGAMAQPTMVTVPVTSNGVFVGHPPYSRAEDNFTYQHPQQPIYIVQPSQVLANGVGGNPQRIDATAYKNSNHPVADPLRGYARDIPQDYPGAIDARMQGVNLGPIAPPESIVQGNSAIPHGAVGDRKIDNPPAIMDGGPVYKSQAGGYHVGINSAFPIPSFIPEDNTVRHTEQPPPPLNVAAQNVHPEIFQRPNMLPSVPVSNNLGVTIEQPVSSETFLVRPAYSGVQVPAGPPPAHTVEMLNHMVADPHTVSGQVALQATAGTDRVDPTREPACTESLFSNQDPWKALGAASIVPPRPNKLANGHIDSGYPYVEGHVPGITSSNVVTLLEEGNLSHIQDPTFKDIYPEPAQISKGQCGYGEESIKRQLQAVAEGVAASVLQSSFPEKPTKSSGDHIDAHGAVVDPKIEDTLNKESDKTSQGVPILDDIDNLQIIKNSDLEELRELGSGTFGTVYHGKWRGSDVAIKRISDRCFVGKASEEQRMKTDFWNEACKLASLHHPNVVAFYGVVLDGPGGSVATVTEYMANGSLRQALQRHEKIFDRRRRLLIVMDVAFGMEYLHGKNIVHFDLKSDNLLVNLRDAQRPICKVGDLGLSKVKCQTLISGGVRGTLPWMAPELLNGSSNLVSEKVDVFSFGIVMWELITGEEPYADLHYGAIIGGIVNNNLRPPVPESCDPQWRSLMEQCWSAEPSERPSFTEVVKRLRAMATSPTKAQPQK